From the genome of Populus alba chromosome 10, ASM523922v2, whole genome shotgun sequence, one region includes:
- the LOC118046606 gene encoding uncharacterized protein → MEIESVQCECCGLKEDCTQEYISEVKAKFDGKWLCGLCSEAVRDEFSRGKKQFGMEEAVRAHMSFCGKFNSNPAVRVADGMKQMLRRRSGDLSSSKSSSKKYSRSASAKLY, encoded by the coding sequence ATGGAGATTGAATCAGTCCAGTGCGAGTGTTGTGGACTGAAAGAGGATTGCACCCAAGAATATATTAGTGAAGTGAAGGCCAAGTTTGATGGCAAGTGGCTGTGTGGATTGTGCTCAGAAGCTGTAAGAGATGAATTTAGCAGAGGTAAAAAGCAGTTTGGAATGGAAGAAGCTGTGAGAGCTCACATGTCATTTTGTGGTAAATTCAACTCGAATCCAGCAGTTAGAGTTGCTGATGGTATGAAGCAGATGCTGAGAAGACGGTCAGGAGACTTGTCTTCATCAAAATCTTCTTCTAAGAAGTATTCAAGGTCGGCAAGCGCAAAACTGTACTGA
- the LOC118046619 gene encoding pentatricopeptide repeat-containing protein At4g14820, whose product RGLRKPSDLAPQLQELSPNIIDAHRPKRNRYEIYTPRPVPPHPKQNVHRDHTAHNTCPTHFHRATCSSLLHPHPTPTPTSLPHLKQIHAQVLRSNLPPSLLLKPLLSSSSLDYALSVFAHLPKCHTPLSNKLFRSLSRSAKPETALLAYEKIRLKEGLLGIDRFSFPPLLKAASRASGLNEGKEIHGVATKLGFDKDPFVQTGLVGMYASCDRISEARLVFDKMSYRDVVAWSIMIDGYHQRGLYDDVLQLFEEMRSSNLKPDEMVLTTIISACGRARNLSYGEAIHDFIIENNFVLDTYLQSALLTMYASCGCMEMAQKLFTEISSRNLVVLTAMISGYSRVGRVEDARLIFDQMEEKDLVCWSAMISGYAESDKPQEALNLFSEMQVFGIKPDQVTILSVISACARLGVLDRAKWIHMYVDKNGFGGALPVNNALIDMYAKCGNLGAARGVFEKMQIRNVISWTSMINAFAIHGDASNALKFFYQMKDENIKPNGVTFVGVLYACSHAGLVEEGRRTFASMTNEHNITPKHEHYGCMVDLFGRANLLRDALELVETMPLAPNVVIWGSLMAACQIHGENELGEFAAKQVLELEPDHDGALVQLSNIYAKDRRWQDVGELRNLMKQRGISKERGCSWIELNNQVYEFVMADKKHEQADKIYEKLDEVVKELKLVGYTPNTSSVLVDVEEEGKKEVVLWHSEKLALCYGLMSEGKGSCIRIVKNLRVCKDCHTFIKLVSKVYGMEIIVRDRTRFHHYKAGVCSCNDYW is encoded by the exons AGAGGTCTGAGAAAACCATCAGACCTGGCCCCACAGTTACAAGAATTGAGCCCAAATATTATTGACGCCCATAGGCCCAAACGAAATAGATACGAAATTTATACTCCCCGCCCCGTTCCTCCCCATCCGAAACAAAATGTCCACCGTGACCACACTGCCCACAATACCTGTCCCACTCACTTCCACCGCGCTACATGCAGCTCTCTCCTccacccccaccccacccccacccccacctCCCTCCCCCACCTCAAACAAATCCACGCCCAAGTCCTCCGCTCCAACCTCCCTCCTTCACTCCTCCTCAAACCCCTTCTCTCCTCTTCTTCCCTCGACTACGCCCTCTCCGTCTTCGCACACCTCCCCAAATGCCACACTCCTCTTTCCAACAAACTCTTCCGCTCTTTATCTCGCAGCGCCAAGCCTGAAACTGCTCTTTTAGCATATGAGAAAATAAGGTTGAAAGAAGGCTTGCTTGGTATTGACAGGTTTAGCTTTCCTCCATTGCTAAAAGCAGCTTCCAGAGCTTCTGGGTTAAATGAAGGGAAGGAGATTCATGGGGTTGCGACTAAATTGGGTTTTGACAAAGACCCGTTTGTTCAAACGGGCCTGGTGGGTATGTACGCTTCTTGTGACCGGATTTCGGAAGCACGAttggtgtttgataaaatgtcttATAGGGATGTTGTTGCCTGGAGTATTATGATTGATGG GTATCATCAGCGTGGACTTTATGATGATGTGTTGCAGCTTTTTGAAGAGATGAGGAGTTCCAATTTGAAGCCAGATGAAATGGTTCTGACAACCATAATATCGGCTTGTGGTCGAGCCCGAAATTTAAGTTATGGAGAAGCTATACATGATttcattattgaaaataattttgtgcTTGATACTTACTTACAGAGTGCACTTCTTACCATGTATGCAAGCTGTGGCTGTATGGAAATGGCTCAAAAATTGTTTACTGAGATCTCATCTAGGAACTTAGTTGTTTTAACAGCCATGATTTCCGGGTATTCAAGAGTTGGGAGAGTTGAAGATGCTCGCTTGATCTTTGACCAAATGGAAGAAAAGGACTTGGTTTGCTGGAGCGCAATGATCTCTGGTTACGCTGAGAGTGATAAGCCTCAGGAAgctcttaatttatttagtgAAATGCAAGTTTTCGGAATCAAACCTGATCAAGTTACTATACTAAGTGTAATCTCAGCTTGTGCTCGTCTTGGTGTTCTAGATCGAGCTAAATGGATTCATATGTATGTTGACAAGAATGGGTTTGGAGGAGCTTTGCCTGTCAACAATGCCCTTATTGATATGTATGCCAAATGTGGAAATTTGGGAGCAGCGAGAGGAGTTTTTGAGAAGATGCAAATCAGAAATGTGATATCTTGGACAAGTATGATTAATGCTTTTGCTATCCACGGGGATGCCAGTAATGCACTAAAATTCTTCTAtcaaatgaaagatgaaaacaTCAAGCCAAATGGGGTTACATTTGTTGGTGTGCTTTATGCTTGTAGTCATGCAGGGCTAGTTGAGGAGGGCAGGAGAACCTTTGCATCAATGACAAATGAACACAACATCACACCTAAACACGAGCACTATGGTTGCATGGTAGATCTATTTGGTCGAGCTAACCTACTGAGAGATGCTTTAGAACTTGTGGAGACCATGCCCTTGGCACCTAATGTTGTCATTTGGGGATCCCTAATGGCTGCTTGCCAGATTCATGGAGAGAATGAGCTTGGAGAATTTGCTGCCAAGCAGGTCCTTGAGCTGGAGCCAGACCATGATGGAGCCCTTGTGCAATTATCTAACATTTATGCTAAAGACAGAAGGTGGCAAGATGTAGGGGAGCTAAGGAACTTAATGAAACAAAGAGGAATATCTAAAGAACGTGGATGTAGTTGGATCGAATTGAACAACCAAGTATACGAGTTTGTAATGGCAGATAAGAAGCATGAGCAAGCAGATAAAATCTATGAGAAGCTAGATGAGGTGGTTAAGGAGTTGAAGCTAGTTGGCTATACTCCTAATACTAGTAGTGTTTTGGTTGATGTAGAagaggaaggaaagaaagaagtgGTTTTATGGCACAGTGAGAAATTGGCCCTTTGTTATGGGCTGATGAGTGAGGGAAAAGGGTCCTGCATCCGAATAGTTAAGAATCTGAGAGTTTGTAAAGATTGTCATACCTTTATTAAGTTGGTCTCGAAGGTTTATGGGATGGAGATTATTGTTAGAGACAGGACTCGGTTTCACCATTACAAAGCTGGCGTGTGCTCTTGTAATGACTATTGGTGA
- the LOC118046353 gene encoding uncharacterized protein, whose product MKAYSASTSQSSVKSSATNPNTTAMEERDSCYFPGCRKDANCNCDICLASINATLDLMPVTIQKSSLTKLSTSHANVECTHLSFDSSMVSTPRSISRPKMDSPALKSTARLTLSQKKVKKKKESSFGSWGVLFWLVLGSSLLFIVETGFSWGAYRVLRPVFSSDMVRSIGERSWAVEDLNRRLRFLQSELKGFVANVKVSNCSFMDSIWEINQDGLLLNSRCVLYKSAMEEVSIWGWPLQTAGLLKTEFSSRSFIVLSGRVTEWSDGRIGYSIRKANTSWVHRNWAASVVQLDPNTWILEYERSLILHSSTLFSAVAEIFKYRMSRAMKSMNPVFWLFSDFEQQYRVFTAKDRVKIIPT is encoded by the exons ATGAAAGCATACAGTGCATCAACATCACAATCCTCTGTGAAATCAAGCGCCACCAACCCGAACACCACGGCCATGGAAGAGAGAGATAGCTGTTACTTCCCTGGTTGCAGAAAAGATGCCAATTGCAACTGTGATATTTGCTTGGCTAGCATCAATGCTACCCTTGACCTCATGCCAGTCACCATTCAAAAGTCCTCTCTCACCAAGCTTTCTACTTCACACGCCAACGTGGAATGTACTCACCTGTCTTTTGATTCTTCAATGGTCTCCACACCGAGGTCAATTTCTCGTCCTAAAATGGATTCTCCAGCACTCAAATCAACAGCAAGATTGACCTTGAGTCAAAAGaaagtaaagaagaaaaaagaatcgTCTTTTGGTTCTTGGGGTGTTCTTTTTTGGCTGGTTTTGGGATCAAGCTTGCTTTTTATAGTAGAAACTGGGTTTTCTTGGGGGGCTTACAGGGTTTTAAGGCCTGTGTTTTCATCTGATATGGTTAGGAGTATTGGTGAGAGATCTTGGGCTGTAGAAGACTTGAATCGGAGGCTGAGGTTCTTGCAGAGTGAATTAAAAGGTTTTGTTGCAAATGTGAAGGTTTCAAATTGCAGCTTTATGGATTCAATATGGGAAATCAATCAG GATGGGCTGCTTTTGAATTCACGGTGTGTCTTGTACAAGTCCGCAATGGAAGAGGTGAGCATATGGGGCTGGCCTTTGCAAACTGCAGGATTGCTCAAAACAGAATTTTCTTCGCGTTCATTTATAGTGTTGTCAGGCAGAGTTACAGAG TGGTCTGACGGGAGGATTGGGTACTCAATTCGAAAAGCCAACACTTCATGGGTTCACAGGAATTGGGCTGCCTCTGTTGTCCAATTAGATCCCAACACATGGATTCTGGAGTATGAGCGTAGCTTGATATTGCATAGCTCAACACTGTTTTCAGCAGTAGCAGAGATCTTCAAATACAGGATGTCAAGAGCTATGAAAAGTATGAATCCAGTATTCTGGTTGTTCTCTGATTTTGAGCAACAATACAGAGTCTTTACAGCAAAAGACCGTGTCAAGATCATCCCAACTTAG
- the LOC118046347 gene encoding FCS-Like Zinc finger 8-like: MIKKRSRTATSKQALMSQHSSIPSPADRFRKPTSFPKLLTGFTFKNFSETAEAIMSPTSILDSKPFSALKNPFWHDACSSPKTPEPDTRRHWDKLDSKGIGLGIVDALDDEETDSNLSKPESRTVLFGSQLKIQIPPLPPPFLSPTDQSPKLNGDFGIKTRNSQFGSFSSGLSPSPVKKSLFGSANSGMDTPNSPRVFTGCLSASEMELSEDYTCVITHGPVPKTTHIFDNCIVESCCGALGFSASSRKDSNRFLGDGLTYRSDSFLSFCSSCKKNLEQGKDIYIYRGERAFCSNECRYQVMLLEEGIDEVDPDNACELVPDASFHNFE; this comes from the exons ATGATAAAAAAGAGATCAAGAACTGCAACAAGCAAGCAAGCTCTAATGTCACAGCATAGCTCAATCCCATCTCCAGCAGACAGGTTCAGAAAACCGACTTCATTTCCGAAATTGCTCACTGGCTTCACCTTCAAGAACTTCTCAGAAACAGCAGAGGCAATTATGAGCCCAACTTCAATTCTTGATAGCAAGCCCTTCTCAGCCCTCAAAAACCCCTTCTGGCATGACGCGTGCTCCAGTCCTAAAACCCCGGAACCTGACACCAGGCGCCACTGGGACAAACTAGACTCCAAAGGCATTGGTCTTGGCATTGTTGATGCTCTTGACGATGAAGAAACTGACTCCAATTTGTCAAAACCAGAGAGCAGAACGGTTCTGTTTGGGTCCCAATTAAAGATCCAAATCCCTCCTTTGCCTCCACCATTTCTTTCACCAACGGATCAATCTCCCAAACTTAACGGTGATTTTGGTATCAAAACGAGAAACTCTCAATTCGGTTCTTTCTCTTCTGGGTTATCCCCTTCTCCAGTGAAGAAATCATTATTCGGATCGGCTAATTCGGGCATGGACACTCCTAATTCTCCCCGGGTCTTCACTGGGTGTCTTTCTGCTAGTGAAATGGAGCTCTCTGAGGATTATACTTGTGTAATCACTCACGGGCCTGTTCCCAAAACTACTCATATTTTTGACAATTGCATTGTTGAGAGCTGTTGTGGTGCTCTTGGCTTCTCTGCTTcttcaaggaaagacagcaataGATTTTTGGGTGACGGGTTAACTTATCGATCTGATAGTTTCTTAAGCTTCTGCTCTTCTTGCAAGAAGAATCTTGAGCAGGGAAAAGACATCTACATTTACAG AGGGGAAAGGGCATTCTGCAGCAATGAATGCCGGTACCAGGTGATGCTGTTAGAGGAGGGAATAGATGAAGTGGATCCAGATAATGCTTGTGAACTTGTTCCTGATGCCAGTTTTCATAATTTCGAGTAA
- the LOC118046578 gene encoding folate-biopterin transporter 1, chloroplastic isoform X1 translates to MALTNSRSSFSILPSHQNPLLSSLTLSPHFQIHRKRLSIVSHRKTRRRPRRKLAGGKDMSVAITMPTPSHRRDKSQDSVLDSTNSAGEGEMLTADVEGEMSSTSKNAMRKSKYLISRICFGVDLSPDNIAVAMVYFVQGVLGLARLAVSFYLKDDLHLEPAEAAVISGFSALPWLIKPLYGFISDSVPLFGYRRRSYLVLSGLLGALSWSLMSTFVDSKYSAAFCILLGSLSVAFSDVVVDSMVVERARGESQSMSGSLQSLCWGSSAFGGIVSSYFSGSLVDAYGVRFVFGVTALLPLITSAVAVLVREQRVLGPASGLGLALPGSGFLESSKQHIVQLWDAVKQPNVFLPTLFIFLWQATPQSDSAMFFFTTNKLGFTPEFLGRVKLVTSVASLLGVGLYNGFLKNVPLRKIFVATTVTGTALGMTQVFLVTGLNRKFGISDEWFAIGDSLILTVLGQVSFMPVLVLAAKLCPEGMEATLFATLMSISNGGSVLGGLIGAGLTQFFGVTKDNFDNLAFLIILCNLSSMLPLPLLGLLPNDRPDAIPKESTDIEMKSN, encoded by the exons atgGCTTTGACAAACTCTAGGAGCTCATTCTCAATTTTACCCTCTCATCAAAATCCACTTTTATCCTCTTTGACCTTGTCTCCCCACTTCCAGATTCACCGGAAACGCTTATCCATTGTCTCTCATAGAAAAACTCGCCGGAGGCCACGGCGGAAACTAGCTGGGGGAAAGGATATGTCGGTTGCAATCACCATGCCCACGCCATCTCACCGGCGTGACAAAAGCCAGGACTCGGTTTTGGATTCAACAAACA GTGCTGGTGAAGGAGAAATGCTAACAGCAGATGTTGAAGGGGAGATGAGCTCAACTAGTAAAAATGCTATGCGTAAAAGCAAATATCTTATTAGCAGAATATGCTTTGGCGTGGACTTGTCACCAGATAATATTGCAGTAGCAATGGTGTATTTTGTTCAAGGTGTCTTGGGCCTTGCTAGGCTCGCTGTCAGTTTTTACTTGAAAGATGATTTGCATTTAGAACCTGCAGAG GCAGCTGTGATATCCGGTTTTTCCGCGTTACCTTGGCTTATCAAACCTCTTTATGGGTTTATTAG TGATTCTGTTCCACTCTTTGGTTATCGAAGAAGGTCATACTTGGTTCTTTCAGGACTTCTTGGTGCGCTTTCTTGGAGTTTGATGTCTACCTTTGTTGATAGCAAGTACAGTGCTGCCTTCTGCATACTTCTTGGATCACTTTCTGTTGCTTTCTCAGATGTT GTTGTGGATTCCATGGTGGTGGAGAGGGCTCGTGGGGAGTCACAAAGCATGTCAGGATCTCTTCAGTCTTTATGTTGGGGGTCGTCGGCTTTTGGTGGGATTGTAAGCTCTTACTTTAGTGGCTCTCTGGTGGATGCTTATGGTGTAAG GTTTGTTTTTGGTGTTACGGCGTTGCTACCTTTGATAACATCAGCAGTTGCTGTTCTTGTGAGAGAACAGCGTGTGCTTGGTCCGGCAAGTGGACTGGGTCTTGCTTTGCCTGGTTCTGGCTTTCTGGAAAGCTCAAAGCAGCATATTGTTCAGTTATGGGATGCTGTTAAGCAGCCCAATGTGTTTCTTcccactttatttattttcctgtgGCAGGCAACACCACAATCAGATTctgccatgttttttttcac caCAAATAAACTTGGTTTCACTCCAGAATTTCTTGGACGTGTCAAGCTTGTTACCTCAGTTGCATCACTGCTTGGAGTTGGACTGTATAATGGCTTTTTGAAAAATGTTCCATTGCGCAAGATCTTTGTTGCTACTACTGTAACTGGTACAGCTCTTGGGATGACTCAG GTTTTCCTTGTTACTGGTTTAAACAGAAAGTTTGGGATAAGTGACGAATGGTTTGCTATTGGGGATTCTTTGATTCTAACAGTCCTTGGTCAG GTTTCTTTCATGCCAGTTCTTGTGCTAGCGGCGAAGTTATGTCCGGAGGGCATGGAAGCCACACTTTTTGCAACCCTTATGTCCATTTCAAATGGAGGGAGTGTTCTTGGAGGGCTGATCGGTGCTGGTCTGACTCAGTTTTTTGGAGTCACAAAggacaattttgacaacttgGCCTTTTTGATTATTCTCTGTAATCTCAGCTCAATGCTTCCTTTGCCACTCCTAGGCCTCCTACCCAATGACAGGCCCGATGCCATTCCAAAGGAGAGTACAGATATCGAGATGAAGTCCAATTGA
- the LOC118046578 gene encoding folate-biopterin transporter 1, chloroplastic isoform X2 gives MALTNSRSSFSILPSHQNPLLSSLTLSPHFQIHRKRLSIVSHRKTRRRPRRKLAGGKDMSVAITMPTPSHRRDKSQDSVLDSTNTVISGFSALPWLIKPLYGFISDSVPLFGYRRRSYLVLSGLLGALSWSLMSTFVDSKYSAAFCILLGSLSVAFSDVVVDSMVVERARGESQSMSGSLQSLCWGSSAFGGIVSSYFSGSLVDAYGVRFVFGVTALLPLITSAVAVLVREQRVLGPASGLGLALPGSGFLESSKQHIVQLWDAVKQPNVFLPTLFIFLWQATPQSDSAMFFFTTNKLGFTPEFLGRVKLVTSVASLLGVGLYNGFLKNVPLRKIFVATTVTGTALGMTQVFLVTGLNRKFGISDEWFAIGDSLILTVLGQVSFMPVLVLAAKLCPEGMEATLFATLMSISNGGSVLGGLIGAGLTQFFGVTKDNFDNLAFLIILCNLSSMLPLPLLGLLPNDRPDAIPKESTDIEMKSN, from the exons atgGCTTTGACAAACTCTAGGAGCTCATTCTCAATTTTACCCTCTCATCAAAATCCACTTTTATCCTCTTTGACCTTGTCTCCCCACTTCCAGATTCACCGGAAACGCTTATCCATTGTCTCTCATAGAAAAACTCGCCGGAGGCCACGGCGGAAACTAGCTGGGGGAAAGGATATGTCGGTTGCAATCACCATGCCCACGCCATCTCACCGGCGTGACAAAAGCCAGGACTCGGTTTTGGATTCAACAAACA CTGTGATATCCGGTTTTTCCGCGTTACCTTGGCTTATCAAACCTCTTTATGGGTTTATTAG TGATTCTGTTCCACTCTTTGGTTATCGAAGAAGGTCATACTTGGTTCTTTCAGGACTTCTTGGTGCGCTTTCTTGGAGTTTGATGTCTACCTTTGTTGATAGCAAGTACAGTGCTGCCTTCTGCATACTTCTTGGATCACTTTCTGTTGCTTTCTCAGATGTT GTTGTGGATTCCATGGTGGTGGAGAGGGCTCGTGGGGAGTCACAAAGCATGTCAGGATCTCTTCAGTCTTTATGTTGGGGGTCGTCGGCTTTTGGTGGGATTGTAAGCTCTTACTTTAGTGGCTCTCTGGTGGATGCTTATGGTGTAAG GTTTGTTTTTGGTGTTACGGCGTTGCTACCTTTGATAACATCAGCAGTTGCTGTTCTTGTGAGAGAACAGCGTGTGCTTGGTCCGGCAAGTGGACTGGGTCTTGCTTTGCCTGGTTCTGGCTTTCTGGAAAGCTCAAAGCAGCATATTGTTCAGTTATGGGATGCTGTTAAGCAGCCCAATGTGTTTCTTcccactttatttattttcctgtgGCAGGCAACACCACAATCAGATTctgccatgttttttttcac caCAAATAAACTTGGTTTCACTCCAGAATTTCTTGGACGTGTCAAGCTTGTTACCTCAGTTGCATCACTGCTTGGAGTTGGACTGTATAATGGCTTTTTGAAAAATGTTCCATTGCGCAAGATCTTTGTTGCTACTACTGTAACTGGTACAGCTCTTGGGATGACTCAG GTTTTCCTTGTTACTGGTTTAAACAGAAAGTTTGGGATAAGTGACGAATGGTTTGCTATTGGGGATTCTTTGATTCTAACAGTCCTTGGTCAG GTTTCTTTCATGCCAGTTCTTGTGCTAGCGGCGAAGTTATGTCCGGAGGGCATGGAAGCCACACTTTTTGCAACCCTTATGTCCATTTCAAATGGAGGGAGTGTTCTTGGAGGGCTGATCGGTGCTGGTCTGACTCAGTTTTTTGGAGTCACAAAggacaattttgacaacttgGCCTTTTTGATTATTCTCTGTAATCTCAGCTCAATGCTTCCTTTGCCACTCCTAGGCCTCCTACCCAATGACAGGCCCGATGCCATTCCAAAGGAGAGTACAGATATCGAGATGAAGTCCAATTGA